ATAGAAGCGTCCGCTTGAGGGCGGCGATTCAGGGTGACGTAAAATGTCGCTCCGTGCAGCGGGCCTTCTGTTTGCGATTCCACCCTTATGTTGCCACCGAACTTCGCAGCGATGCTTTGGGCGACCCACAGCCCTAAGCCGGTTCCGACGCTCTTGGTGGTGAAAAACGGCTGAAAGTTGTCTTGCCGGTGCCTGGATCGCCTTCTATCAGGTAGAGATGATCCCGGGGAAAACCGCCGATCAGCACGTCATCGAGTCCAACGACTCCGCTGCTCGCGTGAGACACACTGGAACGCATTGTTCTCGTTGACATCT
This region of Terriglobales bacterium genomic DNA includes:
- a CDS encoding ATPase domain-containing protein — translated: MSTRTMRSSVSHASSGVVGLDDVLIGGFPRDHLYLIEGDPGTGKTTFSRFSPPRASEPA